The Oncorhynchus kisutch isolate 150728-3 unplaced genomic scaffold, Okis_V2 Okis07a-Okis12b_hom, whole genome shotgun sequence genome includes a region encoding these proteins:
- the ctnnd1 gene encoding catenin delta-1 isoform X12, whose translation MEPGQVVQETVTVEEDPHEVPPVISVETSEDGTTRRTETTVKKVVKTTMTRTVIPSVSDNLSLDGGGSMTGVGGYTTPMERVYRQPGPPMDYPTNTVPRNYHYGPPGGYEDYRQGPPSIGETYASLSRGARMDDRYRPADGYRTLDSGYRAISRNQLDPYAAQPQVGRMGSALELSGMPRFVPEPYGLEDDQRSLGYDEADYGMGPAIHYGTVPRNQQAFNHGPPRRTGSYEGTLDGDMSGAGDMYYWGGAPLAQGERGSMASLDSTLRKGPATSWRQPELPEVIAMLNYRLDPVKSNAAAYLQHLTFKNDKVKTDVRRMKGIPSLVSMLDNPKKEVHHAACGALKNISYGRDPDNKIAIKNCDGVPALVRLLRKTRDQDLTDTITGTLWNLSSHDSVKMEIVDHALHALSDEVMVAHSGWERGNEAGGEENLKPRHLEWETSLTNTAGCLRNVSSERSEARRKLRECTGLVDSLMYIVQSQINLKDVDNKLIENSMCLLRNLSYQVHREVPGAERYQEAMSLNQGPAPSTGKTNRFSSRRGKGRNEDGADMIDIPKRTTPAKGYELLFQPEVVRVYTSLLKESKNPTVLEASAGAVQNLCAGRWTYGRYIRALLRQEKGLPMMTELLAHGNDRVVRAMSGALRNLAIDARNRDLLGKHAVPHLVSNLPGGGQSQPVRALSEETVVSVLSTLHEVLGSSLDAAKILRASQGIERLVLINKDGNRSEREVRGAGLILQLVWGYKELRKTLEKDGWKKTDFMVNLNPPNSTQPRVNGGYEDSTLPLIDRGGGDKRDMIPLNDMGPDAYSTLDQRGRKNTLDGTLEPADKDTAQRN comes from the exons ATGGAGCCTGGTCAAGTCGTCCAGGAGACGGTTACCGTGGAGGAGGACCCGCACGAGGTGCCCCCCGTCATCTCTGTGGAAACCAGCGAAGATGGCACCACGCGCCGCACAGAAACTACG GTAAAGAAGGTAGTGAAGACTACCATGACTCGTACAGTCATCCCCTCTGTGTCTGACAACCTCTCCCTGGATGGAGGGGGGTCTATGACAGGTGTAGGGGGTTACACCACCCCCATGGAGCGGGTCTACAGACAGCCAGGTCCTCCCATGGACTACCCCACCAACACCGTGCCCCGAAACTACCACTACGGACCCCCGGGAGGGTACGAGGACTACCGCCAGGGCCCTCCCTCCATAGGGGAGACCTATGCCAGCCTGAGCAGGGGAGCACGCATGGACGACCGCTACAG GCCAGCTGATGGGTACCGGACCCTGGACTCAGGATACAGAGCCATCAGCAGGAACCAGCTGGACCCATACGCAGCACAGCCACAG GTGGGTCGTATGGGCAGTGCGTTGGAGCTGTCTGGGATGCCGAGGTTTGTCCCAGAGCCGTACGGTCTGGAGGATGACCAGAGGAGTCTGGGGTATGACGAGGCAGACTACGGCATGGGACCGGCCATCCACTACGGAACAGTACCACGCAACCAACAAGCCTTCAACCACGGACCGCCCCGCAGGACAGG gAGCTATGAAGGGACTCTGGACGGAGACATGAGTGGAGCAGGGGACATGTACTACTGGGGAGGTGCACCCCTggcccagggagagaggggtagcaTGGCCTCCTTGGACAG CACCCTGAGGAAAGGCCCCGCCACTTCCTGGAGACAGCCTGAGCTGCCGGAGGTCATCGCCATGCTCAACTACAGACTGGACCCCGTCAAGAGCAACGCTGCCGCATACCTGCAGCACCTCACCTTTAAGAATGAcaag gtgAAGACAGATGTCCGTCGTATGAAAGGTATCCCATCCCTGGTGTCCATGTTAGACAACCCTAAGAAGGAGGTCCACCACGCCGCCTGCGGAGCGCTCAAAAACATCTCTTACGGACGAGACCCTGACAATAAGATCGCCATCAAGAACTGTGATGGAGTACCGGCCCTGGTCAGACTGCTGAGGAAGACCAGAGACCAGGACCTGACCGATACTATCACAG GCACGCTGTGGAACTTGTCGTCTCACGACTCAGTGAAGATGGAGATCGTTGACCACGCCCTGCACGCCCTCTCAGACGAGGTGATGGTAGCTCACTCgggctgggagagagggaacgaggcaggaggagaggagaacctcAAACCACGACACCTGGAGTGGGAGACGTCCCTCACCAACACAGCTGGCTGCCTGAG GAACGTGAGCTCAGAGCGCAGTGAGGCCAGGAGGAAGCTGAGAGAGTGCACAGGATTGGTCGACTCGCTCATGTACATTGTCCAATCACAGATCAACCTGAAAGACGTGGACAACAAG ctGATAGAGAACAGTATGTGTCTGCTGAGGAATCTGTCCTATCAG GTTCACCGGGAGGTGCCGGGCGCTGAGCGCTACCAGGAAGCCATGTCCCTCAACCAGGGCCCCGCCCCCTCCACTGGAAAGACCAACCGCTTCAGCTCCCGCAGAGGCAaag GGAGAAATGAAGACGGAGCAGATATGATTGACATTCCAAAGAGGACTACACCTGCCAAAG GTTATGAGTTGTTGTTCCAGCCAGAGGTGGTGCGTGTCTACACCTCTCTGCTGAAGGAGAGTAAGAACCCCACCGTGCTGGAAGCCTCCGCCGGAGCCGTGCAAAACCTGTGTGCCGGACGCTGGACC tatGGGCGGTATATCCGTGCGTTGTTGCGTCAGGAGAAGGGTCTTCCCATGATGACAGAGCTGTTGGCCCATGGCAACGACCGGGTGGTGAGGGCCATGTCTGGAGCTCTGAGGAACCTGGCTATCGACGCTCGCAACAGAGACCTGCTCG GTAAACATGCAGTTCCCCACCTGGTATCCAACCTGCCTGGTGGGGGTCAGAGCCAGCCTGTGAGGGCTCTGTCAGAGGAGACGGTGGTGTCTGTACTGAGCACCCTTCATGAGGTTCTGGGCTCCAGCCTGGATGCTGCCAAGATCCTCAGAGCCTCGCAGGGCATCGAGAGACTGGTGCTCATCAATAAGGATGG GAACCGGTCAGAGCGAGAGGTGCGTGGTGCCGGCCTGATACTCCAGTTAGTTTGGGGCTATAAGGAGTTGAGGAAGACCCTGGAGAAGGATGGCTGGAAGAAGACAGACTTCATGGTGAACCTCAACCCGCCCAACAGCACCCAGCCCCGGGTCAACGGAGGATATGAAGACAGTACGCTGCCGCTCATAGACAGGG
- the ctnnd1 gene encoding catenin delta-1 isoform X9, whose product MEPGQVVQETVTVEEDPHEVPPVISVETSEDGTTRRTETTVKKVVKTTMTRTVIPSVSDNLSLDGGGSMTGVGGYTTPMERVYRQPGPPMDYPTNTVPRNYHYGPPGGYEDYRQGPPSIGETYASLSRGARMDDRYRPADGYRTLDSGYRAISRNQLDPYAAQPQVGRMGSALELSGMPRFVPEPYGLEDDQRSLGYDEADYGMGPAIHYGTVPRNQQAFNHGPPRRTGSYEGTLDGDMSGAGDMYYWGGAPLAQGERGSMASLDSTLRKGPATSWRQPELPEVIAMLNYRLDPVKSNAAAYLQHLTFKNDKVKTDVRRMKGIPSLVSMLDNPKKEVHHAACGALKNISYGRDPDNKIAIKNCDGVPALVRLLRKTRDQDLTDTITGTLWNLSSHDSVKMEIVDHALHALSDEVMVAHSGWERGNEAGGEENLKPRHLEWETSLTNTAGCLRNVSSERSEARRKLRECTGLVDSLMYIVQSQINLKDVDNKLIENSMCLLRNLSYQVHREVPGAERYQEAMSLNQGPAPSTGKTNRFSSRRGKGRNEDGADMIDIPKRTTPAKGYELLFQPEVVRVYTSLLKESKNPTVLEASAGAVQNLCAGRWTYGRYIRALLRQEKGLPMMTELLAHGNDRVVRAMSGALRNLAIDARNRDLLGKHAVPHLVSNLPGGGQSQPVRALSEETVVSVLSTLHEVLGSSLDAAKILRASQGIERLVLINKDGNRSEREVRGAGLILQLVWGYKELRKTLEKDGWKKTDFMVNLNPPNSTQPRVNGGYEDSTLPLIDRGGGDKRDMIPLNDMGPDAYSTLDQRGRKNTLDGTLEPADKDTAQGGLYEERRDSVPLMDSYDEKLIVCITRREQPLPAYCPC is encoded by the exons ATGGAGCCTGGTCAAGTCGTCCAGGAGACGGTTACCGTGGAGGAGGACCCGCACGAGGTGCCCCCCGTCATCTCTGTGGAAACCAGCGAAGATGGCACCACGCGCCGCACAGAAACTACG GTAAAGAAGGTAGTGAAGACTACCATGACTCGTACAGTCATCCCCTCTGTGTCTGACAACCTCTCCCTGGATGGAGGGGGGTCTATGACAGGTGTAGGGGGTTACACCACCCCCATGGAGCGGGTCTACAGACAGCCAGGTCCTCCCATGGACTACCCCACCAACACCGTGCCCCGAAACTACCACTACGGACCCCCGGGAGGGTACGAGGACTACCGCCAGGGCCCTCCCTCCATAGGGGAGACCTATGCCAGCCTGAGCAGGGGAGCACGCATGGACGACCGCTACAG GCCAGCTGATGGGTACCGGACCCTGGACTCAGGATACAGAGCCATCAGCAGGAACCAGCTGGACCCATACGCAGCACAGCCACAG GTGGGTCGTATGGGCAGTGCGTTGGAGCTGTCTGGGATGCCGAGGTTTGTCCCAGAGCCGTACGGTCTGGAGGATGACCAGAGGAGTCTGGGGTATGACGAGGCAGACTACGGCATGGGACCGGCCATCCACTACGGAACAGTACCACGCAACCAACAAGCCTTCAACCACGGACCGCCCCGCAGGACAGG gAGCTATGAAGGGACTCTGGACGGAGACATGAGTGGAGCAGGGGACATGTACTACTGGGGAGGTGCACCCCTggcccagggagagaggggtagcaTGGCCTCCTTGGACAG CACCCTGAGGAAAGGCCCCGCCACTTCCTGGAGACAGCCTGAGCTGCCGGAGGTCATCGCCATGCTCAACTACAGACTGGACCCCGTCAAGAGCAACGCTGCCGCATACCTGCAGCACCTCACCTTTAAGAATGAcaag gtgAAGACAGATGTCCGTCGTATGAAAGGTATCCCATCCCTGGTGTCCATGTTAGACAACCCTAAGAAGGAGGTCCACCACGCCGCCTGCGGAGCGCTCAAAAACATCTCTTACGGACGAGACCCTGACAATAAGATCGCCATCAAGAACTGTGATGGAGTACCGGCCCTGGTCAGACTGCTGAGGAAGACCAGAGACCAGGACCTGACCGATACTATCACAG GCACGCTGTGGAACTTGTCGTCTCACGACTCAGTGAAGATGGAGATCGTTGACCACGCCCTGCACGCCCTCTCAGACGAGGTGATGGTAGCTCACTCgggctgggagagagggaacgaggcaggaggagaggagaacctcAAACCACGACACCTGGAGTGGGAGACGTCCCTCACCAACACAGCTGGCTGCCTGAG GAACGTGAGCTCAGAGCGCAGTGAGGCCAGGAGGAAGCTGAGAGAGTGCACAGGATTGGTCGACTCGCTCATGTACATTGTCCAATCACAGATCAACCTGAAAGACGTGGACAACAAG ctGATAGAGAACAGTATGTGTCTGCTGAGGAATCTGTCCTATCAG GTTCACCGGGAGGTGCCGGGCGCTGAGCGCTACCAGGAAGCCATGTCCCTCAACCAGGGCCCCGCCCCCTCCACTGGAAAGACCAACCGCTTCAGCTCCCGCAGAGGCAaag GGAGAAATGAAGACGGAGCAGATATGATTGACATTCCAAAGAGGACTACACCTGCCAAAG GTTATGAGTTGTTGTTCCAGCCAGAGGTGGTGCGTGTCTACACCTCTCTGCTGAAGGAGAGTAAGAACCCCACCGTGCTGGAAGCCTCCGCCGGAGCCGTGCAAAACCTGTGTGCCGGACGCTGGACC tatGGGCGGTATATCCGTGCGTTGTTGCGTCAGGAGAAGGGTCTTCCCATGATGACAGAGCTGTTGGCCCATGGCAACGACCGGGTGGTGAGGGCCATGTCTGGAGCTCTGAGGAACCTGGCTATCGACGCTCGCAACAGAGACCTGCTCG GTAAACATGCAGTTCCCCACCTGGTATCCAACCTGCCTGGTGGGGGTCAGAGCCAGCCTGTGAGGGCTCTGTCAGAGGAGACGGTGGTGTCTGTACTGAGCACCCTTCATGAGGTTCTGGGCTCCAGCCTGGATGCTGCCAAGATCCTCAGAGCCTCGCAGGGCATCGAGAGACTGGTGCTCATCAATAAGGATGG GAACCGGTCAGAGCGAGAGGTGCGTGGTGCCGGCCTGATACTCCAGTTAGTTTGGGGCTATAAGGAGTTGAGGAAGACCCTGGAGAAGGATGGCTGGAAGAAGACAGACTTCATGGTGAACCTCAACCCGCCCAACAGCACCCAGCCCCGGGTCAACGGAGGATATGAAGACAGTACGCTGCCGCTCATAGACAGGG
- the ctnnd1 gene encoding catenin delta-1 isoform X8, whose translation MEPGQVVQETVTVEEDPHEVPPVISVETSEDGTTRRTETTVKKVVKTTMTRTVIPSVSDNLSLDGGGSMTGVGGYTTPMERVYRQPGPPMDYPTNTVPRNYHYGPPGGYEDYRQGPPSIGETYASLSRGARMDDRYRPADGYRTLDSGYRAISRNQLDPYAAQPQVGRMGSALELSGMPRFVPEPYGLEDDQRSLGYDEADYGMGPAIHYGTVPRNQQAFNHGPPRRTGSYEGTLDGDMSGAGDMYYWGGAPLAQGERGSMASLDSTLRKGPATSWRQPELPEVIAMLNYRLDPVKSNAAAYLQHLTFKNDKVKTDVRRMKGIPSLVSMLDNPKKEVHHAACGALKNISYGRDPDNKIAIKNCDGVPALVRLLRKTRDQDLTDTITGTLWNLSSHDSVKMEIVDHALHALSDEVMVAHSGWERGNEAGGEENLKPRHLEWETSLTNTAGCLRNVSSERSEARRKLRECTGLVDSLMYIVQSQINLKDVDNKLIENSMCLLRNLSYQVHREVPGAERYQEAMSLNQGPAPSTGKTNRFSSRRGKDDWCSKGRNEDGADMIDIPKRTTPAKGYELLFQPEVVRVYTSLLKESKNPTVLEASAGAVQNLCAGRWTYGRYIRALLRQEKGLPMMTELLAHGNDRVVRAMSGALRNLAIDARNRDLLGKHAVPHLVSNLPGGGQSQPVRALSEETVVSVLSTLHEVLGSSLDAAKILRASQGIERLVLINKDGNRSEREVRGAGLILQLVWGYKELRKTLEKDGWKKTDFMVNLNPPNSTQPRVNGGYEDSTLPLIDRGGGDKRDMIPLNDMGPDAYSTLDQRGRKNTLDGTLEPADKDTAQGGLYEERRDSVPLMDSYDEKLIVCITRREQPLPAYCPC comes from the exons ATGGAGCCTGGTCAAGTCGTCCAGGAGACGGTTACCGTGGAGGAGGACCCGCACGAGGTGCCCCCCGTCATCTCTGTGGAAACCAGCGAAGATGGCACCACGCGCCGCACAGAAACTACG GTAAAGAAGGTAGTGAAGACTACCATGACTCGTACAGTCATCCCCTCTGTGTCTGACAACCTCTCCCTGGATGGAGGGGGGTCTATGACAGGTGTAGGGGGTTACACCACCCCCATGGAGCGGGTCTACAGACAGCCAGGTCCTCCCATGGACTACCCCACCAACACCGTGCCCCGAAACTACCACTACGGACCCCCGGGAGGGTACGAGGACTACCGCCAGGGCCCTCCCTCCATAGGGGAGACCTATGCCAGCCTGAGCAGGGGAGCACGCATGGACGACCGCTACAG GCCAGCTGATGGGTACCGGACCCTGGACTCAGGATACAGAGCCATCAGCAGGAACCAGCTGGACCCATACGCAGCACAGCCACAG GTGGGTCGTATGGGCAGTGCGTTGGAGCTGTCTGGGATGCCGAGGTTTGTCCCAGAGCCGTACGGTCTGGAGGATGACCAGAGGAGTCTGGGGTATGACGAGGCAGACTACGGCATGGGACCGGCCATCCACTACGGAACAGTACCACGCAACCAACAAGCCTTCAACCACGGACCGCCCCGCAGGACAGG gAGCTATGAAGGGACTCTGGACGGAGACATGAGTGGAGCAGGGGACATGTACTACTGGGGAGGTGCACCCCTggcccagggagagaggggtagcaTGGCCTCCTTGGACAG CACCCTGAGGAAAGGCCCCGCCACTTCCTGGAGACAGCCTGAGCTGCCGGAGGTCATCGCCATGCTCAACTACAGACTGGACCCCGTCAAGAGCAACGCTGCCGCATACCTGCAGCACCTCACCTTTAAGAATGAcaag gtgAAGACAGATGTCCGTCGTATGAAAGGTATCCCATCCCTGGTGTCCATGTTAGACAACCCTAAGAAGGAGGTCCACCACGCCGCCTGCGGAGCGCTCAAAAACATCTCTTACGGACGAGACCCTGACAATAAGATCGCCATCAAGAACTGTGATGGAGTACCGGCCCTGGTCAGACTGCTGAGGAAGACCAGAGACCAGGACCTGACCGATACTATCACAG GCACGCTGTGGAACTTGTCGTCTCACGACTCAGTGAAGATGGAGATCGTTGACCACGCCCTGCACGCCCTCTCAGACGAGGTGATGGTAGCTCACTCgggctgggagagagggaacgaggcaggaggagaggagaacctcAAACCACGACACCTGGAGTGGGAGACGTCCCTCACCAACACAGCTGGCTGCCTGAG GAACGTGAGCTCAGAGCGCAGTGAGGCCAGGAGGAAGCTGAGAGAGTGCACAGGATTGGTCGACTCGCTCATGTACATTGTCCAATCACAGATCAACCTGAAAGACGTGGACAACAAG ctGATAGAGAACAGTATGTGTCTGCTGAGGAATCTGTCCTATCAG GTTCACCGGGAGGTGCCGGGCGCTGAGCGCTACCAGGAAGCCATGTCCCTCAACCAGGGCCCCGCCCCCTCCACTGGAAAGACCAACCGCTTCAGCTCCCGCAGAGGCAaag ATGACTGGTGTTCTAAAG GGAGAAATGAAGACGGAGCAGATATGATTGACATTCCAAAGAGGACTACACCTGCCAAAG GTTATGAGTTGTTGTTCCAGCCAGAGGTGGTGCGTGTCTACACCTCTCTGCTGAAGGAGAGTAAGAACCCCACCGTGCTGGAAGCCTCCGCCGGAGCCGTGCAAAACCTGTGTGCCGGACGCTGGACC tatGGGCGGTATATCCGTGCGTTGTTGCGTCAGGAGAAGGGTCTTCCCATGATGACAGAGCTGTTGGCCCATGGCAACGACCGGGTGGTGAGGGCCATGTCTGGAGCTCTGAGGAACCTGGCTATCGACGCTCGCAACAGAGACCTGCTCG GTAAACATGCAGTTCCCCACCTGGTATCCAACCTGCCTGGTGGGGGTCAGAGCCAGCCTGTGAGGGCTCTGTCAGAGGAGACGGTGGTGTCTGTACTGAGCACCCTTCATGAGGTTCTGGGCTCCAGCCTGGATGCTGCCAAGATCCTCAGAGCCTCGCAGGGCATCGAGAGACTGGTGCTCATCAATAAGGATGG GAACCGGTCAGAGCGAGAGGTGCGTGGTGCCGGCCTGATACTCCAGTTAGTTTGGGGCTATAAGGAGTTGAGGAAGACCCTGGAGAAGGATGGCTGGAAGAAGACAGACTTCATGGTGAACCTCAACCCGCCCAACAGCACCCAGCCCCGGGTCAACGGAGGATATGAAGACAGTACGCTGCCGCTCATAGACAGGG
- the ctnnd1 gene encoding catenin delta-1 isoform X10: protein MEPGQVVQETVTVEEDPHEVPPVISVETSEDGTTRRTETTVKKVVKTTMTRTVIPSVSDNLSLDGGGSMTGVGGYTTPMERVYRQPGPPMDYPTNTVPRNYHYGPPGGYEDYRQGPPSIGETYASLSRGARMDDRYRPADGYRTLDSGYRAISRNQLDPYAAQPQVGRMGSALELSGMPRFVPEPYGLEDDQRSLGYDEADYGMGPAIHYGTVPRNQQAFNHGPPRRTGSYEGTLDGDMSGAGDMYYWGGAPLAQGERGSMASLDSTLRKGPATSWRQPELPEVIAMLNYRLDPVKSNAAAYLQHLTFKNDKVKTDVRRMKGIPSLVSMLDNPKKEVHHAACGALKNISYGRDPDNKIAIKNCDGVPALVRLLRKTRDQDLTDTITGTLWNLSSHDSVKMEIVDHALHALSDEVMVAHSGWERGNEAGGEENLKPRHLEWETSLTNTAGCLRNVSSERSEARRKLRECTGLVDSLMYIVQSQINLKDVDNKLIENSMCLLRNLSYQVHREVPGAERYQEAMSLNQGPAPSTGKTNRFSSRRGKGRNEDGADMIDIPKRTTPAKGYELLFQPEVVRVYTSLLKESKNPTVLEASAGAVQNLCAGRWTYGRYIRALLRQEKGLPMMTELLAHGNDRVVRAMSGALRNLAIDARNRDLLGKHAVPHLVSNLPGGGQSQPVRALSEETVVSVLSTLHEVLGSSLDAAKILRASQGIERLVLINKDGNRSEREVRGAGLILQLVWGYKELRKTLEKDGWKKTDFMVNLNPPNSTQPRVNGGYEDSTLPLIDRGGGDKRDMIPLNDMGPDAYSTLDQRGRKNTLDGTLEPADKDTAQGGLYEERRDSVPLMDSYDG from the exons ATGGAGCCTGGTCAAGTCGTCCAGGAGACGGTTACCGTGGAGGAGGACCCGCACGAGGTGCCCCCCGTCATCTCTGTGGAAACCAGCGAAGATGGCACCACGCGCCGCACAGAAACTACG GTAAAGAAGGTAGTGAAGACTACCATGACTCGTACAGTCATCCCCTCTGTGTCTGACAACCTCTCCCTGGATGGAGGGGGGTCTATGACAGGTGTAGGGGGTTACACCACCCCCATGGAGCGGGTCTACAGACAGCCAGGTCCTCCCATGGACTACCCCACCAACACCGTGCCCCGAAACTACCACTACGGACCCCCGGGAGGGTACGAGGACTACCGCCAGGGCCCTCCCTCCATAGGGGAGACCTATGCCAGCCTGAGCAGGGGAGCACGCATGGACGACCGCTACAG GCCAGCTGATGGGTACCGGACCCTGGACTCAGGATACAGAGCCATCAGCAGGAACCAGCTGGACCCATACGCAGCACAGCCACAG GTGGGTCGTATGGGCAGTGCGTTGGAGCTGTCTGGGATGCCGAGGTTTGTCCCAGAGCCGTACGGTCTGGAGGATGACCAGAGGAGTCTGGGGTATGACGAGGCAGACTACGGCATGGGACCGGCCATCCACTACGGAACAGTACCACGCAACCAACAAGCCTTCAACCACGGACCGCCCCGCAGGACAGG gAGCTATGAAGGGACTCTGGACGGAGACATGAGTGGAGCAGGGGACATGTACTACTGGGGAGGTGCACCCCTggcccagggagagaggggtagcaTGGCCTCCTTGGACAG CACCCTGAGGAAAGGCCCCGCCACTTCCTGGAGACAGCCTGAGCTGCCGGAGGTCATCGCCATGCTCAACTACAGACTGGACCCCGTCAAGAGCAACGCTGCCGCATACCTGCAGCACCTCACCTTTAAGAATGAcaag gtgAAGACAGATGTCCGTCGTATGAAAGGTATCCCATCCCTGGTGTCCATGTTAGACAACCCTAAGAAGGAGGTCCACCACGCCGCCTGCGGAGCGCTCAAAAACATCTCTTACGGACGAGACCCTGACAATAAGATCGCCATCAAGAACTGTGATGGAGTACCGGCCCTGGTCAGACTGCTGAGGAAGACCAGAGACCAGGACCTGACCGATACTATCACAG GCACGCTGTGGAACTTGTCGTCTCACGACTCAGTGAAGATGGAGATCGTTGACCACGCCCTGCACGCCCTCTCAGACGAGGTGATGGTAGCTCACTCgggctgggagagagggaacgaggcaggaggagaggagaacctcAAACCACGACACCTGGAGTGGGAGACGTCCCTCACCAACACAGCTGGCTGCCTGAG GAACGTGAGCTCAGAGCGCAGTGAGGCCAGGAGGAAGCTGAGAGAGTGCACAGGATTGGTCGACTCGCTCATGTACATTGTCCAATCACAGATCAACCTGAAAGACGTGGACAACAAG ctGATAGAGAACAGTATGTGTCTGCTGAGGAATCTGTCCTATCAG GTTCACCGGGAGGTGCCGGGCGCTGAGCGCTACCAGGAAGCCATGTCCCTCAACCAGGGCCCCGCCCCCTCCACTGGAAAGACCAACCGCTTCAGCTCCCGCAGAGGCAaag GGAGAAATGAAGACGGAGCAGATATGATTGACATTCCAAAGAGGACTACACCTGCCAAAG GTTATGAGTTGTTGTTCCAGCCAGAGGTGGTGCGTGTCTACACCTCTCTGCTGAAGGAGAGTAAGAACCCCACCGTGCTGGAAGCCTCCGCCGGAGCCGTGCAAAACCTGTGTGCCGGACGCTGGACC tatGGGCGGTATATCCGTGCGTTGTTGCGTCAGGAGAAGGGTCTTCCCATGATGACAGAGCTGTTGGCCCATGGCAACGACCGGGTGGTGAGGGCCATGTCTGGAGCTCTGAGGAACCTGGCTATCGACGCTCGCAACAGAGACCTGCTCG GTAAACATGCAGTTCCCCACCTGGTATCCAACCTGCCTGGTGGGGGTCAGAGCCAGCCTGTGAGGGCTCTGTCAGAGGAGACGGTGGTGTCTGTACTGAGCACCCTTCATGAGGTTCTGGGCTCCAGCCTGGATGCTGCCAAGATCCTCAGAGCCTCGCAGGGCATCGAGAGACTGGTGCTCATCAATAAGGATGG GAACCGGTCAGAGCGAGAGGTGCGTGGTGCCGGCCTGATACTCCAGTTAGTTTGGGGCTATAAGGAGTTGAGGAAGACCCTGGAGAAGGATGGCTGGAAGAAGACAGACTTCATGGTGAACCTCAACCCGCCCAACAGCACCCAGCCCCGGGTCAACGGAGGATATGAAGACAGTACGCTGCCGCTCATAGACAGGG